Proteins from a genomic interval of Massilia sp. KIM:
- a CDS encoding glycosyltransferase: MICSLLLVFTTRWHGRYSLDATHGVQKFHITPTPRIGGAAIMTGLWLALGALPQPQQELLLPVLVAALPAFVFGLAEDLTRNVSVRARLLATMASGVVCWFLTDVSLQFSGLAPLDELLAWLPFSIAFTAFAVGGVANAVNIIDGFNGLASGTVLIGMGALGMIALGAGDLHLAQLCFVICAVTGGFFLVNFPFGKLFLGDGGAYLLGFLLAWMSVMLVYRNPSVSAWAPLLACGYPIFETVFTIVRRLWFRRHPGHPDSWHLHSLVKTAITARYLRMLPAPLRNACVSPFSWSVAIVPALLAVRFSTVPETLMQGALASFALYLAVYGLVVSAWRARRHHHVRPAAMPQSQAQPLPDMALEPPPTSFVRHRL, encoded by the coding sequence TTGATTTGTTCGCTGCTGCTCGTCTTCACGACGCGCTGGCATGGACGCTATTCGCTCGACGCCACCCACGGCGTCCAGAAATTCCACATCACCCCGACCCCGCGCATCGGCGGCGCCGCCATCATGACCGGCCTGTGGCTGGCCCTGGGCGCCTTGCCGCAGCCGCAACAGGAGCTGCTGCTGCCGGTGCTGGTGGCCGCCTTGCCCGCTTTCGTGTTCGGCCTGGCCGAGGACCTGACCCGCAACGTCTCGGTGCGCGCGCGCCTGCTGGCCACCATGGCCAGCGGTGTGGTGTGCTGGTTCCTGACCGACGTCAGCCTGCAGTTCAGCGGCCTTGCCCCGCTCGACGAGCTGCTGGCCTGGCTGCCGTTCTCGATCGCCTTCACCGCCTTCGCGGTGGGCGGCGTGGCCAACGCGGTCAACATCATCGACGGTTTCAACGGCCTGGCCAGCGGCACGGTCCTGATCGGCATGGGCGCGCTCGGCATGATCGCCCTGGGCGCCGGCGACCTCCACCTGGCCCAGCTCTGCTTCGTGATCTGCGCCGTCACCGGCGGTTTCTTCCTGGTTAATTTCCCGTTTGGCAAGCTGTTCCTGGGCGACGGCGGGGCCTACCTGCTCGGTTTCCTGCTGGCCTGGATGTCGGTGATGCTGGTCTACCGCAACCCCTCGGTCTCGGCCTGGGCCCCGCTGCTGGCCTGCGGCTACCCGATCTTCGAGACCGTGTTCACCATCGTGCGCCGCCTGTGGTTCCGCCGCCATCCGGGCCATCCGGACAGCTGGCACCTGCACAGCCTGGTCAAGACGGCCATCACCGCGCGCTACCTGCGCATGCTGCCGGCGCCGCTGCGCAATGCCTGCGTCTCGCCCTTCTCGTGGTCGGTCGCCATCGTGCCGGCCCTGCTGGCGGTGCGCTTCTCGACCGTGCCGGAGACCCTGATGCAGGGCGCCCTGGCCAGTTTCGCCCTCTACCTGGCGGTCTACGGCCTGGTGGTCTCGGCCTGGCGCGCCCGCCGTCATCACCACGTGCGCCCGGCCGCCATGCCCCAGTCCCAGGCCCAGCCGCTGCCCGACATGGCGCTCGAGCCGCCGCCCACTTCCTTCGTCCGCCACCGCCTGTGA
- the flhB gene encoding flagellar biosynthesis protein FlhB, whose amino-acid sequence MADDSDAERTEPASPRRLEKAREEGDVPRSREIATFTVLITSGALLWAFGGGLVGRLGAMLQSGLTLDREQVYNPDVLLERIFDDVLSVMLACLPIAAAIMLVALVSPLLIGGFLFSSKAFMPNFMKLNPIKGIGNMFSTNALIELLKAIAKTVLVGAVAWVVIMGQKEAMLGLAVEPLNAGSAHAGAMIAKSFLFIVAALGVVALIDAPYQLWHYHDKLKMTRQEMIQEHKESDGNPQIKGKIRQMQREMARGRMMQNVPTADVVVTNPTHYAVALKYADGQKGAPRVVAKGVDDVAAKIRELATENKVAMLEAPALARALYKHTDIDEEIPEKLYSAVAEVLAYVYQLRAYKKGEGHYPDRPTKLAVPADMDPLNPAFKGPGARPDTNNGVMQ is encoded by the coding sequence ATGGCGGACGATAGCGACGCGGAACGGACAGAACCAGCGTCACCCAGGCGATTGGAAAAGGCGCGCGAAGAGGGCGACGTTCCCCGCTCGCGCGAAATCGCCACGTTTACCGTGTTGATCACCTCCGGCGCACTGCTGTGGGCCTTCGGCGGCGGCCTGGTCGGCCGCCTCGGCGCCATGCTGCAGTCCGGCCTCACCCTCGACCGTGAGCAGGTCTACAACCCCGACGTCCTGCTCGAGCGCATCTTCGACGACGTGCTGTCCGTGATGCTGGCCTGCCTGCCGATCGCCGCCGCCATCATGCTGGTGGCCCTGGTCTCGCCGCTCCTGATCGGCGGCTTCCTGTTCTCGTCCAAGGCCTTCATGCCCAATTTCATGAAGCTGAACCCGATCAAGGGTATCGGCAACATGTTCTCGACCAATGCCCTGATCGAACTGCTGAAGGCCATCGCCAAGACCGTGCTGGTCGGCGCCGTGGCCTGGGTGGTCATCATGGGCCAGAAGGAAGCCATGCTGGGCCTGGCGGTCGAGCCCCTGAACGCCGGCAGCGCCCACGCCGGCGCCATGATCGCCAAATCCTTCCTGTTCATCGTCGCCGCCCTCGGCGTGGTGGCCCTGATCGACGCGCCTTACCAGTTGTGGCATTACCACGACAAGCTCAAGATGACGCGCCAGGAAATGATCCAGGAGCACAAGGAATCGGACGGCAATCCCCAGATCAAGGGCAAGATTCGCCAGATGCAGCGCGAGATGGCGCGCGGCCGCATGATGCAGAATGTCCCGACTGCCGACGTGGTGGTCACCAACCCGACCCACTACGCGGTGGCGCTCAAGTACGCCGACGGCCAGAAGGGCGCGCCGCGCGTGGTGGCCAAGGGTGTGGACGATGTCGCGGCCAAGATCCGCGAGCTGGCCACCGAGAACAAGGTCGCGATGCTGGAAGCGCCGGCCCTGGCCCGTGCGCTCTACAAGCACACCGACATCGACGAAGAAATCCCCGAGAAGCTGTACTCGGCGGTGGCCGAAGTGCTGGCCTACGTCTACCAGCTGCGCGCCTACAAGAAAGGCGAGGGCCACTATCCGGACCGTCCGACCAAGCTCGCGGTGCCGGCCGACATGGACCCGCTGAACCCGGCCTTTAAGGGCCCGGGAGCGCGCCCGGATACGAATAATGGAGTGATGCAATGA